From Kineosporia succinea, the proteins below share one genomic window:
- a CDS encoding MFS transporter, with amino-acid sequence MTLARYLAGATLARSADAGAAVGLVLLAQTAPGVGNRPLTGALLVTAQTAPHLLGPLLGRQLDRARDARVLIAGACAAYGLLLSLAALLLGRAPLGLVIVLVALAGPLGPLLTGGLSSRLSAIGAQSGVNQRRAQGWDSLSYGIAGTVGTALVAGLASITGARASIIVLGGSTLVAAVLVAGLPRTETPTGPAFPAREAVRLFTRPGPLRRVMLTVLAAAFPGGAVAVIAVAMADDLGVSVDTAGLLTAVFGAGYLTASLAMIARPLRGEPERLAALTVSLVGAGFALCALAPGYPLAAVAFFVLGATNAPNFTATLAARTLYSPPRAQGQVFVTMGALKIGASSAGAAAAGLSLALGPRVLLLAGAVLILATAAGVTLERRRARQEEPAIAG; translated from the coding sequence ATGACTCTCGCGCGGTACCTGGCCGGGGCCACCCTCGCCCGCAGCGCCGACGCCGGGGCCGCGGTCGGGCTGGTGCTGCTGGCCCAGACCGCCCCCGGCGTCGGCAACCGGCCGCTGACCGGCGCCCTGCTCGTCACCGCCCAGACCGCCCCGCACCTGCTGGGCCCGCTTCTCGGCCGGCAGCTCGACCGCGCCCGCGACGCCCGGGTTCTCATCGCCGGGGCCTGCGCCGCCTACGGCCTCCTGCTGAGCCTGGCCGCGTTGCTGCTCGGCCGGGCCCCGCTCGGCCTCGTCATCGTCCTCGTGGCCCTGGCCGGGCCCCTCGGCCCCCTGCTGACCGGCGGTCTCAGTTCGCGGCTCTCGGCCATCGGCGCACAGAGCGGGGTCAATCAGCGGAGGGCCCAGGGCTGGGACTCCCTGAGCTACGGCATCGCCGGAACCGTGGGAACCGCTCTGGTGGCCGGACTCGCGAGCATCACCGGTGCCCGCGCGTCCATCATCGTGCTCGGCGGCTCGACCCTGGTGGCGGCGGTTCTGGTGGCCGGGCTGCCCCGCACCGAAACCCCCACCGGCCCGGCCTTCCCGGCCCGGGAGGCGGTGCGCCTGTTCACCCGGCCCGGCCCGCTGCGCCGGGTCATGCTGACCGTGCTGGCCGCGGCCTTCCCGGGCGGGGCGGTGGCGGTGATCGCGGTGGCGATGGCGGACGACCTGGGCGTCTCGGTGGACACCGCCGGGTTGCTCACGGCGGTCTTCGGTGCCGGTTACCTCACCGCGTCGCTCGCGATGATCGCCCGGCCGCTGCGCGGAGAGCCGGAACGGCTCGCCGCCCTCACGGTCTCGCTCGTCGGCGCCGGATTCGCGCTCTGCGCACTGGCTCCCGGCTATCCGCTGGCCGCCGTGGCGTTCTTCGTGCTGGGAGCCACCAACGCCCCCAACTTCACCGCGACCCTGGCCGCCCGCACGCTGTATTCACCCCCGCGGGCGCAGGGGCAGGTGTTCGTCACCATGGGCGCCCTGAAGATCGGGGCGTCCTCGGCCGGGGCCGCGGCCGCCGGGCTGTCTCTGGCCCTCGGCCCGCGCGTGCTCCTGCTCGCCGGGGCCGTCCTGATCCTGGCGACTGCGGCCGGGGTGACGCTCGAGCGGCGGCGGGCCCGCCAGGAAGAGCCCGCCATCGCCGGCTGA
- a CDS encoding MerR family transcriptional regulator encodes MITISQLARHAGVTVRAVRHYHQIGLLPEPSRDGSGYRTYDAAAVVRLIRIRTLADAGVPLARVQELLDADESGFARGVGEIDKELRAEIRRLQGNRTRIARLAAGEHLALPACVVDYLDRLRELGVNERYIDLERPAWILMAAQVPDQIEAMMRGKQAELDDPDMVLLYRLLSEAMDWSPQDPRVAGIAEVLDRLMSRALATGTADLQGLDDPFVQLMDALMAQSSPLSLRILADLEKRGWRGWTRIEQVPRER; translated from the coding sequence ATGATCACGATCAGCCAGCTCGCCCGGCACGCCGGGGTAACGGTGCGAGCGGTGCGGCACTACCACCAGATCGGGCTGCTGCCGGAACCGTCACGCGACGGTTCCGGCTACCGCACGTACGACGCGGCCGCCGTCGTGCGCCTGATCCGCATCCGCACCCTGGCCGACGCGGGGGTTCCGCTGGCCCGGGTGCAGGAGCTGCTCGACGCCGACGAGTCCGGGTTCGCGCGGGGCGTCGGGGAGATCGACAAGGAGCTGCGGGCCGAGATCCGGCGCCTGCAGGGCAATCGCACGCGGATCGCGCGGCTGGCGGCGGGGGAGCACCTGGCCCTGCCGGCCTGCGTGGTCGACTACCTCGACCGGCTGCGCGAGCTCGGGGTCAACGAGCGCTACATCGACCTGGAGCGCCCGGCCTGGATCCTGATGGCCGCGCAGGTGCCCGACCAGATCGAGGCGATGATGCGGGGCAAGCAGGCCGAGCTCGACGACCCGGACATGGTGCTGCTCTACCGGCTGCTGAGCGAGGCGATGGACTGGTCGCCGCAGGATCCGCGGGTGGCCGGGATCGCCGAGGTGCTGGACCGGCTGATGTCGCGGGCGCTGGCGACGGGGACCGCGGACCTGCAGGGGCTCGACGATCCGTTCGTGCAGCTGATGGACGCGTTGATGGCCCAGTCGTCGCCGCTGTCGCTGCGGATCCTGGCCGACCTGGAGAAGCGGGGCTGGCGCGGATGGACGCGGATCGAGCAGGTTCCGCGGGAGCGATGA
- a CDS encoding TIR domain-containing protein, which translates to MQWGANSSASPAIDIFVSYSRADERWAVWVANTLESAGYRTMLQVWDFVPGTNFIEFIDRGISESRLVLALLSPSYLQSRYGRVEWQAAWQAAPEPGAKLVTVRIEECDLHGLLSTITFVDLVDIADPEHAAELLLQRIQEGLDGRAKPALAPGFPAGRPAGGPPPSQRIRERPGGAVRRRGPVVPLYPPTARTPSSRSSVTVLHVAGPRFRGGFGDGPGHSQATDLQARVLADVTQLVHSGAPRPDLVVVSGGLTAGGGRKEFEAALAFLTGLRLSLELDRERLIVVPGRSDVSEAASRAYFSECDADDLTPVPPYWPKWRHFSRMFRELYDGLDDAVFDHGQPWTLFAVPELQVVVAGINTTMAVTHRPEDDYGAIGAPQANWFAGRLHQYEQQGWLRIGVMHGVPGAQAGALRDGASFTRLIAPRLNLLVHGPAAGGSGVQQLGAELTSVSVPAPGGIELLSITADGLRRWAAPDDVQVPEPVRLAATWQRAGTTFAPGPVLLDDGPDEPGEIRSGADPLEAFLGRIEEVCRARYERVRVRHVDSDPPYLIVTHPHEGFTRQSGVGALLGEPEEADVEAFLLATRGADPDLALDLVFAGPPPLPEVRELAHRSQVRLRSFTEFQGLLDLRSYVAGQTARLSADRQYPPDLYVPQRFRELDRPNQPVSDNLVGELMRELGADGGRFILLLGDFGRGKTFAVREVAQRIPMELPHLIPILIELRALDKAHSIEGLVASHLADHGEQNIDLRAFDYMLEHGRIVLLFDGFDELVTRTTYERAADHLETLLRAATGSAKIVVSSRTQHFQSASQVLTALGDRVGLLPQRRLLSIEEFTPGQIRDYLVNHYRGDTAAAQARLRLISGVQNLIELSHNPRMLSFVADLAEERLLAVARVGRALSAAGLYREILSAWLGVEERRTRNVPGAPSGLALDDLWYAVTRLALRLWETNESVLRINDIAEVADTVAGLAEGAMSTAQATHALGTGTLLVRTDDGLFGFIHGSVAEWLVANEIASRLNRNESSLLSQRPLSQLTIDFVCDLTDVRACEEWVERTLPDPQADPVARANAARISTRLRIPAHTDLRGASLPGEDLSYRDLAGVDLTGADLTDARLVGANLTGAHLAHARLVGARLDEAVLTGADLTATDLRRSRMIRTDLRDVTVTGSRWSRVSLIAATLDPALTGAPELRGAARAPGTGVQTELAPAGIGVPYGFHIRFGRLPLPLAYTGDDSTLAVGCDNGSVLIVDTVSGLPVRTLHGHRARVYLVMAGRHNVLVTAGSDGELRMWDSATGAQRWVRGDHADWVWPVVVSHDGHLVATSDSSGAVQILDGLDGTVLHVLGGMEPPVWTAAFSPDDRLLACGASDDTVRLWDTRDGRLAQVLIGHSGSVFRLQFDPSGEFLATSDELGVIRIWESATGTLVHLLTGHTRSVYTMDFSPSGDLLASADTSGTVRLWSLPSGRTAGVVQAHTSSVYQVLFSPDGQNLLSLDSSGVVRLWAVHPDRPEQGQAATFQHELRGHRAAVWPGAFSSDGTQLATASNDGTLRLWDVAEGQSRHTLHGHGRRITSISFSADSSLLAACGNDGVVRLWAPDTGRLTRTRTGSGDTLVSCVFSPAADLLAAASNDGGVHLFGTGDEQGSTRELDVETDNVWAEAFSPDGTVLATANDDDTVGLWFHRTGAQGHTLAEHRGRVRSIGFSPDGRSLVTGCDDRRVRRWDVAGGELLETLEGHDDRVYSVVHNADGSLLASASWDGTVRVWDTRSDVCLHRLRGHVGRLWSAAFHPGADLVAAAGDDASVSLWDARTGRLVSRLGGHVGRIYAVTFNHDGTLLSSAGDDGTVRLWDTRDPAHAALRITLLGTPDGWAALAPDGRYKMEGSLQQDFWYSVGMCRFEPGELDDYLTQVVRRLPVEAPFP; encoded by the coding sequence GTGCAATGGGGGGCGAATTCTTCGGCGAGCCCGGCGATCGACATCTTCGTCAGTTACTCCCGGGCCGATGAACGCTGGGCCGTGTGGGTGGCCAACACGCTGGAGTCGGCGGGCTACCGCACGATGCTCCAGGTCTGGGACTTCGTCCCGGGCACGAACTTCATCGAATTCATCGACCGCGGCATCAGCGAGTCCCGGCTGGTGCTGGCGCTGCTGTCACCCAGCTACCTGCAGTCGCGCTACGGGCGGGTGGAGTGGCAGGCGGCCTGGCAGGCGGCGCCCGAGCCGGGCGCGAAGCTGGTCACGGTGCGCATCGAGGAATGCGATCTGCACGGGCTGCTGTCCACCATCACGTTCGTCGACCTGGTCGACATCGCCGATCCCGAGCACGCCGCCGAGCTGCTGCTGCAGCGTATTCAGGAGGGGCTCGACGGCCGGGCCAAGCCCGCCCTCGCCCCGGGGTTCCCGGCCGGGCGGCCCGCCGGGGGCCCGCCGCCGTCGCAGCGCATCCGTGAGCGCCCGGGTGGGGCCGTGCGCCGGCGGGGTCCGGTGGTGCCGCTCTACCCGCCCACCGCGCGCACCCCGTCCAGCCGCAGCAGCGTCACGGTCCTGCACGTGGCCGGCCCGCGGTTCCGCGGCGGGTTCGGCGACGGCCCGGGCCATTCGCAGGCCACCGATCTGCAGGCGCGGGTGCTGGCCGACGTCACGCAGCTCGTGCACTCCGGTGCCCCGCGTCCCGACCTGGTGGTGGTCTCGGGTGGCCTGACGGCGGGCGGTGGCCGCAAGGAATTCGAGGCGGCGCTGGCCTTTCTCACCGGTCTGCGGCTGAGTCTCGAGCTCGACCGCGAGCGGCTGATCGTGGTGCCGGGGCGCAGCGACGTGAGCGAGGCGGCCAGCCGCGCGTACTTCAGCGAGTGCGACGCCGACGACCTGACCCCGGTGCCGCCGTACTGGCCGAAGTGGCGGCACTTCAGCCGGATGTTCCGCGAGCTGTACGACGGCCTCGACGACGCGGTGTTCGACCACGGCCAGCCCTGGACGCTGTTCGCGGTGCCCGAGCTGCAGGTGGTGGTCGCGGGGATCAACACCACGATGGCCGTGACGCACCGCCCCGAGGACGACTACGGCGCGATCGGCGCGCCGCAGGCCAACTGGTTCGCCGGGCGGCTGCACCAGTACGAGCAGCAGGGCTGGCTGCGCATCGGGGTGATGCACGGCGTTCCCGGCGCGCAGGCGGGGGCGCTGCGCGACGGGGCCTCGTTCACCCGGCTGATCGCGCCCCGGCTGAACCTGCTGGTGCACGGCCCGGCCGCGGGTGGCTCGGGGGTGCAGCAGCTGGGGGCCGAGCTGACCAGTGTGTCGGTGCCCGCCCCGGGCGGCATCGAGCTGCTGAGCATCACCGCCGACGGGCTGCGGCGCTGGGCCGCGCCCGACGACGTACAGGTGCCCGAGCCGGTGCGGCTGGCCGCGACCTGGCAGCGGGCCGGCACCACCTTCGCGCCCGGCCCGGTCCTGCTCGACGACGGTCCCGACGAGCCCGGTGAGATCCGCAGCGGCGCCGATCCTCTCGAGGCGTTCCTGGGCCGCATCGAGGAGGTGTGCCGGGCCCGCTACGAGCGGGTGCGGGTGCGGCACGTCGACTCCGACCCGCCCTATCTCATCGTCACGCACCCGCACGAGGGCTTCACCCGGCAGAGCGGGGTCGGGGCCCTGCTCGGTGAGCCCGAGGAGGCCGACGTCGAGGCGTTCCTGCTGGCCACCCGGGGCGCCGATCCCGACCTGGCCCTCGACCTGGTGTTCGCCGGGCCGCCGCCGCTGCCGGAGGTGCGTGAGCTGGCGCACCGCTCGCAGGTGCGGCTGCGCAGTTTCACCGAGTTCCAGGGGCTGCTGGATCTGCGGTCGTACGTGGCCGGGCAGACGGCCCGGCTCTCGGCCGACCGGCAGTACCCGCCGGATCTGTACGTGCCGCAGCGCTTCCGTGAGCTCGACCGGCCCAACCAGCCGGTGAGCGACAACCTGGTCGGCGAGCTGATGCGTGAGCTGGGCGCCGACGGCGGCCGGTTCATCCTGCTGCTGGGCGATTTCGGCCGGGGCAAGACGTTCGCGGTGCGCGAGGTGGCCCAGCGCATCCCGATGGAGCTGCCGCACCTGATCCCGATCCTGATCGAGCTGCGGGCCCTCGACAAGGCGCACTCGATCGAGGGGCTGGTGGCCTCGCACCTGGCCGACCACGGCGAGCAGAACATCGACCTGCGGGCCTTCGACTACATGCTCGAGCACGGCCGGATCGTGCTGCTGTTCGACGGTTTCGACGAGCTGGTCACCCGCACCACCTACGAGCGGGCCGCCGACCACCTGGAGACCCTGCTGCGCGCGGCCACCGGGTCGGCCAAGATCGTGGTGAGCAGCCGCACCCAGCACTTCCAGTCCGCCTCGCAGGTGCTCACCGCGCTCGGCGACCGGGTGGGCCTGCTGCCCCAGCGGCGGCTGCTGAGCATCGAGGAGTTCACGCCCGGCCAGATCCGCGACTACCTGGTCAACCACTACCGGGGTGACACCGCGGCCGCGCAGGCCCGGCTGCGGCTGATCAGCGGCGTGCAGAACCTGATCGAGCTGTCGCACAACCCGCGCATGCTCAGCTTCGTCGCCGACCTGGCCGAGGAGCGGCTGCTGGCGGTGGCCCGGGTGGGGCGGGCGCTGTCCGCGGCCGGCCTGTACCGCGAGATCCTCTCGGCCTGGCTGGGGGTCGAGGAGCGGCGCACCCGCAACGTGCCCGGGGCTCCGTCCGGGCTCGCGCTCGACGACCTGTGGTACGCCGTCACGCGGCTGGCCCTGCGGTTGTGGGAGACCAACGAGTCGGTGCTGCGCATCAACGACATCGCCGAGGTCGCCGACACCGTGGCCGGCCTGGCCGAGGGCGCTATGTCGACGGCCCAGGCCACCCACGCGCTGGGCACCGGCACGCTGCTGGTACGCACCGACGACGGGCTGTTCGGCTTCATCCACGGCTCGGTCGCGGAGTGGCTGGTGGCCAACGAGATCGCCTCCCGCCTGAACCGGAACGAGTCGAGTCTGCTGTCGCAGCGTCCTCTTTCGCAGCTGACCATCGACTTCGTCTGCGACCTGACCGACGTGCGGGCCTGCGAGGAGTGGGTGGAGCGCACCCTGCCCGACCCGCAGGCCGACCCGGTCGCCCGGGCCAACGCCGCGCGCATCAGCACCCGGCTGCGCATCCCCGCGCACACCGACCTGCGCGGCGCCTCGCTGCCGGGCGAGGACCTCTCCTACCGCGACCTGGCCGGGGTCGACCTGACCGGCGCCGACCTGACCGACGCGCGGCTGGTCGGGGCCAACCTCACCGGCGCCCACCTGGCCCACGCCCGGCTGGTCGGGGCCCGCCTCGACGAGGCCGTGCTCACCGGCGCTGACCTGACCGCCACCGACCTGCGCCGGTCTCGGATGATCCGCACCGACCTGCGCGACGTCACCGTCACCGGCAGCCGCTGGTCGCGGGTCAGCCTGATCGCGGCCACGCTCGACCCGGCCCTGACCGGCGCCCCCGAACTGCGCGGCGCGGCCCGGGCTCCCGGCACCGGCGTGCAGACCGAGCTGGCCCCGGCCGGCATCGGCGTGCCCTACGGCTTCCACATCCGCTTCGGCCGGCTGCCGCTGCCCCTGGCCTACACCGGCGACGACAGCACCCTGGCCGTCGGCTGCGACAACGGCAGCGTGCTGATCGTCGACACGGTCTCCGGCCTGCCGGTGCGCACCCTGCACGGGCACCGCGCCCGCGTGTACCTGGTGATGGCCGGGCGCCACAACGTGCTGGTGACCGCCGGCAGCGACGGCGAGCTGCGGATGTGGGACTCGGCCACCGGCGCCCAGCGCTGGGTGCGCGGCGACCACGCCGACTGGGTCTGGCCGGTCGTGGTCAGTCACGACGGGCACCTGGTCGCCACCTCCGACTCCAGCGGCGCCGTGCAGATCCTCGACGGCCTCGACGGCACCGTCCTGCACGTGCTGGGCGGCATGGAACCCCCGGTCTGGACGGCCGCCTTCTCCCCCGACGACCGGCTGCTGGCCTGCGGCGCCTCCGACGACACCGTGCGCCTGTGGGACACCCGCGACGGCCGCCTGGCCCAGGTGCTGATCGGGCACTCGGGATCGGTGTTCCGGCTGCAGTTCGACCCCAGCGGCGAATTCCTGGCCACCTCCGACGAACTCGGCGTGATCCGGATCTGGGAGAGCGCCACCGGCACCCTGGTGCACCTGCTCACCGGGCACACCCGCTCGGTCTACACGATGGACTTCAGCCCCTCCGGCGACCTGCTGGCCTCGGCCGACACCAGCGGCACCGTGCGCCTGTGGAGCCTGCCCTCGGGCCGCACCGCCGGGGTGGTGCAGGCGCACACGAGTTCGGTCTACCAGGTGCTGTTCTCACCCGACGGCCAGAACCTGCTCAGCCTCGACAGCAGCGGCGTGGTGCGGCTGTGGGCCGTGCACCCCGACCGCCCCGAACAGGGGCAGGCCGCCACCTTCCAGCACGAGCTGCGCGGGCACCGGGCTGCGGTCTGGCCCGGCGCGTTCTCCTCCGACGGCACCCAGCTGGCCACCGCCAGCAACGACGGCACCCTGCGCCTGTGGGACGTCGCCGAGGGCCAGAGCCGGCACACCCTGCACGGGCACGGGCGGCGCATCACCTCGATCAGCTTCAGCGCCGACTCCTCGCTGCTGGCCGCCTGCGGCAACGACGGCGTGGTGCGGCTGTGGGCCCCCGACACCGGGCGGCTCACCCGCACCCGCACCGGCAGCGGCGACACACTCGTCTCGTGCGTGTTCAGCCCGGCCGCCGACCTGCTCGCCGCCGCCAGCAACGACGGCGGCGTGCACCTGTTCGGCACCGGCGACGAGCAGGGCAGCACCCGCGAGCTCGACGTCGAGACCGACAACGTGTGGGCCGAGGCGTTCAGCCCCGACGGCACGGTGCTGGCCACCGCCAACGACGACGACACGGTGGGCCTGTGGTTCCACCGCACCGGCGCGCAGGGCCACACCCTGGCCGAGCACCGCGGCCGGGTGCGCTCCATCGGCTTCTCCCCCGACGGCCGGTCGCTGGTCACCGGGTGCGACGACCGCCGGGTGCGCCGCTGGGACGTCGCCGGCGGCGAGCTGCTCGAGACCCTCGAGGGCCACGACGACCGCGTCTACTCCGTCGTTCACAACGCCGACGGCAGCCTCCTGGCCAGCGCCAGCTGGGACGGCACGGTGCGGGTCTGGGACACCCGCAGCGACGTCTGCCTGCACCGCCTGCGCGGGCACGTCGGGCGGCTGTGGAGCGCGGCCTTCCACCCCGGCGCCGACCTGGTCGCGGCGGCCGGCGACGACGCGTCCGTCTCGCTGTGGGACGCCCGCACCGGCCGGCTCGTGAGCCGCCTGGGCGGGCACGTCGGCCGCATCTACGCGGTCACCTTCAACCACGACGGGACGCTCCTGTCCAGCGCGGGCGACGACGGCACGGTGCGCCTGTGGGACACCCGCGACCCGGCCCACGCCGCGCTGCGCATCACCCTGCTCGGCACCCCCGACGGCTGGGCCGCCCTGGCCCCCGACGGCCGCTACAAGATGGAAGGCTCGCTGCAGCAGGACTTCTGGTACTCGGTCGGGATGTGCCGCTTCGAGCCCGGCGAACTCGACGACTACCTCACCCAGGTCGTGCGCCGTCTGCCCGTCGAGGCGCCTTTCCCCTGA
- a CDS encoding sporulation protein, which yields MSDGSLQERYVVFKKMLGALGIGGPSVDTVLSQPGTQPGGVLTGQVNLVGGGGDVEIEHVSLGLITRMERGDNDHAVGEFHRVTVSGPLKLAEGQQLSLPFQITMPWETPITTVYNQQLHGMVMGVRTEVAIARAVDKGDLDPVQVHPLPVQQRILDAFAQLGFVFKSADLEFGRLAGVPQSLPFYQEIEYYPAQRYAHAVREVELTFVTTPHSVEVVLEFDKRGGLFRPGHDSYGRYSVSHADAESTDWAQVVDGWVQQAISRRQSAFGPGMQQGYGHPGQGGYGQPGFAQPGYGQPGYGQQAGFGQQGSYAGGHHSGGGIGMGGMAMGVVGGLAAGYVAGEVMDEVFGGDEEEVEAGDDGGGEDEE from the coding sequence ATGTCCGACGGTTCACTGCAGGAGAGATACGTGGTCTTCAAGAAGATGCTGGGCGCCCTCGGAATCGGCGGCCCGAGCGTCGACACGGTGCTGTCGCAGCCCGGCACGCAGCCGGGTGGGGTGCTGACCGGCCAGGTCAACCTCGTCGGGGGTGGCGGTGACGTGGAGATCGAGCACGTCTCCCTCGGGCTGATCACCCGGATGGAGAGAGGCGACAACGACCACGCGGTCGGCGAGTTCCACCGGGTCACGGTCAGCGGGCCGCTCAAGCTGGCCGAGGGGCAGCAGCTCTCGCTCCCGTTCCAGATCACCATGCCGTGGGAGACCCCGATCACCACGGTCTACAACCAGCAGCTGCACGGCATGGTCATGGGCGTGCGCACCGAGGTGGCGATCGCGCGGGCGGTCGACAAGGGCGACCTCGACCCGGTGCAGGTGCACCCGCTGCCGGTGCAGCAGCGCATTCTCGACGCGTTCGCCCAGCTGGGCTTCGTGTTCAAGTCCGCCGACCTGGAGTTCGGCCGGCTCGCCGGGGTCCCGCAGAGCCTGCCGTTCTACCAGGAGATCGAGTACTACCCGGCCCAGCGGTACGCGCACGCGGTGCGCGAGGTCGAGCTGACCTTCGTCACCACGCCGCACTCGGTCGAGGTGGTGCTGGAGTTCGACAAGCGCGGCGGCCTGTTCCGGCCCGGGCACGACAGCTACGGCCGCTACTCGGTGTCGCACGCCGACGCCGAGAGCACCGACTGGGCGCAGGTCGTCGACGGCTGGGTGCAGCAGGCGATCAGCCGGCGGCAGTCGGCGTTCGGGCCGGGCATGCAGCAGGGTTACGGCCACCCGGGCCAGGGCGGTTACGGCCAGCCGGGCTTCGCCCAGCCGGGTTACGGGCAGCCCGGCTACGGGCAGCAGGCCGGTTTCGGGCAGCAGGGCAGCTACGCCGGCGGGCACCACTCCGGGGGCGGCATCGGCATGGGCGGCATGGCGATGGGTGTCGTCGGTGGTCTGGCCGCCGGTTACGTGGCCGGTGAGGTCATGGACGAGGTCTTCGGTGGCGACGAGGAAGAGGTCGAGGCCGGCGACGACGGTGGCGGCGAGGACGAGGAGTGA
- a CDS encoding M18 family aminopeptidase, which yields MNETTQDLADFISASPSPYHAVAEVVRRLGAEGFTEQVESQPWGTAPGGRYLVRDGTVLAWYVGENVAPGAPFRIFAAHTDSPTLKVKPHPDGGAAGWRQANVEVYGGALWNSWLDRDLGLAGRLALLDGTVVPVHVDRPLLRVPQLAVHLDRQVNSEGLKLDPQRHLLPVWGLGRPAEGDLIRFLAGQAGVDAEAVAAHDLTVHDLTAPATLGQDDELFAGPRLDNQASVHSGLTALIRAARQNPSTIPVFVGFDHEEIGSDSATGAAGPLLEQVLTRLAGGLEERYRSFALSRCLSVDVTQAAHPNYLERHEPDHLVFVNGGPALKVNANQRYATDAPGAAAWYRACAEVNVPSQVFVSRNTMPCGSTVGPILSTRLGIRTVDVGMPILSMHSSRELCGVDDPARVIDAATAFLVDAS from the coding sequence GTGAATGAAACCACGCAGGACCTAGCCGATTTCATCTCCGCCTCGCCCAGCCCCTACCACGCCGTGGCCGAGGTCGTGCGCCGTCTGGGCGCGGAGGGCTTCACCGAGCAGGTCGAGTCGCAGCCCTGGGGCACCGCGCCCGGCGGCCGTTACCTGGTGCGCGACGGCACGGTGCTGGCCTGGTACGTCGGTGAGAACGTCGCGCCCGGCGCCCCGTTCCGGATCTTCGCGGCTCACACCGACTCCCCGACGCTGAAGGTCAAGCCGCACCCCGACGGCGGCGCGGCCGGCTGGCGCCAGGCCAACGTCGAGGTCTACGGCGGGGCGCTGTGGAACTCGTGGCTCGACCGGGACCTCGGCCTGGCCGGGCGGCTGGCCCTGCTCGACGGCACGGTGGTGCCGGTGCACGTCGACCGTCCGCTGCTGCGCGTGCCCCAGCTCGCGGTGCACCTCGACCGTCAGGTCAACAGTGAGGGTCTCAAGCTCGACCCGCAGCGTCACCTGCTGCCGGTCTGGGGTCTGGGCCGGCCCGCCGAGGGCGACCTGATCCGCTTCCTGGCCGGGCAGGCCGGGGTCGACGCCGAAGCCGTTGCCGCGCACGATCTCACGGTGCACGACCTGACCGCCCCGGCCACGCTGGGTCAGGACGACGAGCTGTTCGCCGGTCCCCGTCTCGACAACCAGGCGTCCGTGCACTCCGGGCTGACCGCGCTGATCCGGGCCGCGCGGCAGAACCCGTCCACGATCCCGGTCTTCGTCGGGTTCGACCACGAGGAGATCGGCAGCGACTCGGCCACCGGGGCGGCCGGCCCGCTGCTCGAGCAGGTGCTCACCCGCCTGGCCGGCGGCCTCGAGGAGCGCTACCGCTCGTTCGCGCTGTCACGCTGCCTGTCGGTCGACGTCACCCAGGCCGCGCACCCGAACTACCTCGAGCGCCACGAGCCCGACCACCTGGTGTTCGTCAACGGCGGCCCGGCCCTCAAGGTCAACGCGAACCAGCGCTACGCCACCGACGCGCCCGGCGCCGCCGCCTGGTACCGCGCCTGCGCCGAGGTGAATGTGCCCAGCCAGGTGTTCGTCTCGCGCAACACCATGCCCTGCGGTTCCACGGTCGGCCCGATCCTCTCGACCCGCCTGGGAATTCGCACCGTCGACGTCGGAATGCCCATCCTGTCCATGCATTCCAGCCGTGAGCTGTGTGGCGTCGACGACCCGGCCCGCGTGATCGACGCGGCCACCGCGTTCCTGGTCGACGCCTCCTGA
- a CDS encoding sulfurtransferase, translated as MALPHDDDPKLAAYAHPERLVTTDWLAKNLGAPGLVVVESDEDVLLYDTGHIPGSVKVDWHSELNDQVTRDYLTGEGFAALLSAKGISRDDTVVIYGDRNNWWAAYALWVFSLFGHPDVRLLDGGRSAWVAEERELTTDLPGRAPAAYPAVERDDATIRAFKEQVLDHIGQPLVDVRSPSEFSGETTHLPAFPQEGVLRGGHIPGAANVPWARAAAEDGRFRPRAELEAIYQAEIGLSPTDDVIAYCRIGERSSHTWFVLTHLLGFEKVRNYDGSWTEWGNAVRVPIEKTYTGA; from the coding sequence ATGGCCCTGCCCCATGACGACGACCCGAAGCTTGCCGCCTACGCCCACCCCGAGCGCCTGGTCACCACCGATTGGCTGGCCAAGAACCTGGGCGCCCCGGGCCTGGTGGTGGTCGAGAGCGACGAGGACGTGCTGCTCTACGACACCGGCCACATCCCCGGCTCGGTCAAGGTCGACTGGCACTCCGAGCTCAACGACCAGGTCACCCGGGACTACCTGACCGGTGAGGGTTTTGCCGCCCTGCTGTCGGCCAAGGGCATCTCGCGCGACGACACCGTCGTCATCTACGGCGACCGCAACAACTGGTGGGCCGCCTACGCCCTGTGGGTCTTCTCGCTGTTCGGGCACCCCGACGTGCGCCTGCTCGACGGCGGCCGCTCGGCCTGGGTCGCCGAGGAGCGCGAGCTGACCACCGACCTGCCCGGGCGGGCGCCTGCCGCGTACCCGGCCGTCGAGCGTGACGACGCCACGATCCGCGCGTTCAAGGAGCAGGTGCTCGACCACATCGGGCAGCCGCTCGTGGATGTCCGCTCCCCGTCCGAGTTCTCGGGTGAGACCACGCACCTGCCCGCCTTCCCGCAGGAGGGCGTGCTGCGCGGCGGTCACATCCCGGGCGCCGCGAACGTGCCCTGGGCCCGGGCCGCCGCCGAGGACGGCCGGTTCCGGCCGCGGGCCGAGCTGGAGGCGATCTACCAGGCGGAGATCGGCCTTTCGCCCACGGACGACGTGATCGCCTACTGCCGCATCGGCGAGCGCTCGAGCCACACCTGGTTCGTGCTCACGCATCTGCTCGGCTTCGAGAAGGTGCGCAACTACGACGGCTCGTGGACCGAGTGGGGCAACGCGGTGCGGGTTCCGATCGAGAAGACCTACACCGGGGCCTGA